TCACGAGGTCGTCGCGCGTCTGCACGTAGCGCGCGGGGCGCAGGCCGTTGCGGTCCAGGGTGGCGCCGACCTGCCGTCCGTCCGTAAAGACCATCGCGGCGGGGCCGTCCCAGGGCTCCATCATGGACGCGTGGTACTCGTAAAAGGCGCGGCGGCGCGGGTCCAGGCCAGTGTTGCCTTCCCAGGCTTCGGGAATCATCATCATGGCCGCGTGCGCCATGGGGTAACCCGCCAGGGTCAGCAGCTCCAGCGCGTTGTCGAACGTGGCGGTGTCGGACTCGCCCTCAAAGGAAATCGGGTAGAGCTTTTTCAGGTCGTCGCCCAGCACGGGAGACACCATGATCCCTTCACGGGCCCGCATCCAGTTGAAGTTGCCCTTGACGGTGTTGATCTCGCCGTTGTGGGCCACCATGCGGTACGGGTGCGCCAGCGGCCATTCGGGAAAGGTGTTCGTCGAAAAGCGCTGATGCACCAGGGCCAGCGCCGAGGTCACGCGCTCGTCTTGCAGGTCCAGGTAGTATTCGCCCACCTGATTGGCCAGCAGCAGACCTTTGTAAATCACTGTGCGGCACGACATGGACGGCACGTAATATTCCGCGCCGTGGGTGAAATTCAGGGCACGAATGGCGTTCGATGCCCGGCGGCGAATCACATACAGCTTGCGCTCCAGAGCGTCGGGCACCAGAGTATCGGCGCCCGCACCAATGAACACCTGCCGGATGACGGGTTCTTTCTCGCGCACCGCAGGGCTCATGGGCATCTCGGCACTGACTGGCACGTCGCGCCAGCCCAGCACCAGCTGCCCTTCTGCGCGAATGGCGCGTTCCAATTCCTGCTCACAGGCCCGGCGCGAGGCGATTTCCTTGGGCAGAAAGATCATGCCCACGCCGTAGTCGCCGGGGCGCGGCAAGGTGACGCCCTGCTTGCTCAACTCGGCGCGGTACAACTCGTCGGGAATCTGAATCAGGATGCCGGCCCCGTCACCCATCAGGGGATCGGCGCCCACCGCGCCCCGGTGGTCCAGGTTTTCCAGAATCTTCAGGCCCTGGGCGATGATGCTGTGACTGCGCACGCCCTTGATGTGCGCCACCATGCCCACGCCACAGGCGTCGTGCTCCTGCGCGGCGTACAGGCCCTGGGCGCGCGCTTGCTGCAGCTCCTGTGGGCTCGGTGGGGTGTGCGGCACTGCCTCCGGCGTCACCCGGTTGTCTGTTCGGTTCATGTGGACACTCCCCTCTGGCGTAAAACGTGCCTGCAGGGTGCAGGCTGTTAGAATCACGATACAGACAGATGCATGTCTATGCAGGCCCGTTGTTTATAACGGGTCTAAAGGTGTGTTGCGTCCTTTTGTTGGCAAAGGGAAGGTGCGGCGACAGTCGGGATGACGCCCAGACAGAGCCGGGCTGCACTTGGCGCGAATGGCGAGACGCGAGCAACTGCGGTTGCCCCATATCCGTGAGCTGCTGGTGGAATGCACCGATAACGCTCTGGAACACGTCAAAGGATTGACGAGCAGCGAGGACGAGGCCAAGCGGAACAAGGGCACGCAACTTCTGGCGGTACTGTCGCCCTCTGCCGTGAAGGTGTACCCGCTTGGCGAGGACGAGGCCCGATTGGAAACACTGGAGGCTGCTGTGGCAGGCATGAAGCAGGACAAATCATGACCACGGCAGCGAAGCGCAGGAAATTGGAACAGGCAGAGGTAGCCTTGCACGCCCAATGGGTCGCCGCGTGGACAGACTGGGCTGGCAAAGCCCTGCGGGAATGGGCGAGGATTGACCCCGATTGGAAGCGCAAACACGACGCGCTTTTCCAACCGTTGTACGAAGAATGGGCCTCGGCAGTCCAGCGAGGAGAAGAGGCCAGCTTCCTTGCGATAGGGGCGTTACTTGCCAAATGGTGGGAAAGTGCGCCGGAATTGTGGGCGTGGCTATGGCGCGTAATGGGCTACTGGCTAGCCCAAGACCTTCGCTGCTGGCCTTCTGGACTGGAGAAACCGCCGAAAGTGCCGTCTGGGATGGTGGAAAGGCTTGCTGCGGAAGCGGAGAGCGGTGAGGACGTGGCCCTGCTCCTTACCACCGTAGTTATTCCGTAGCTGCCAAACAAAGAATCCGCCGTGTGGCGGATTCTCTTGGGGGAGATGAGGTGGTGTAGATAAATCAGAAAGCTAAATCCTTATGAAAAGCTTAAATATTGTGATCATTATGACTTTCGCTATGATTTACGAAACTGTCGTAAGCTGTCTTGAGTTCCTCATATGCCTCTGCCCCATTACCGAATTTGTCGAAGAAACACATAAAGATATGATCATCTCCACAGCTATATCTTGATCTAAGGAAGTCTTTGAAAGATTCCCATTCTCCAATCACCTCTCTTTCAGCAGTGGTTGTATGTCTTGCAGCGTATCCATTTAGAAACGAAAATATCTCATTAACAGTACCCTGCACCGTATACATCCTCGGCCTGCATATCAGATATCTTATGGATTCCATTTTATCTCCTATAGTTTTAATTTCAATATCTTATTAGGTGATATTGGCTTCCCATTGAGGCAGAAAGTTGTCTTTGCTCTTAATTCTGGTTTGTCCCAAATAGTTCTTAATTCCTAGCTAGTGAAACCAAGAGGAATCAGATTCTTAGACCCAAATAGAACAACTTCCTCGCCAGTTATCATCATCATATCCGTCAAATCAAAGTGGATGCGATCATTACCTTTCATGGCGTTAAGTAATTGTTCACCGAAATTTGCCGCTCGAGGGTCCAGACCTAAGTCCTCCCAATGCATACCATTAGGTATCTGCTTCTTAAAGGGGCCAACTCCTGTACTGCCACGAATTCTCCCGTTCAAACCTAGGAGAAGATCACCACAATCCGTGTTATGCACCAACCAACCGTCCTACCCCACATAGTACGTATGCGCCTCACTGACGGTGAGGTTGAACATCTCCTGCGTCTTCTGAACGTTGATGACGTTGGCGACCAACCCAATGGTGCCATCGGCCTGCTTGATCTGATCGCCAATCTTGAGGTGGCCTGCGCCGACCCATTGCTCACTGAGGTCCTCATACCCCTCCGGCTTAGGCCGGGGCTGGGTGTCCGAGCGCTCCGTGACGTAGAAGGGATGCTCTCTCTACCAAGGCTGCAAATCCACCACCGTCACTTCCGGCTCGCAGAGGTTACGAAATGGAATGCCGCTTAGGCCCAGCCCCCGGCTGACATAAGCGGGCGTGCCGTGTGCCCCTTCCACCCAGCCCATGGCGTACCGCTGCCCGTAGCGGCTGGGCACCATTGGCGCGCCGATGACGGGCAACCTTACCTGACCGCCGTGCGTGTGACCGCACAGGGTCAGCCCCACCTCCTGCGGCAACGCGGGGAGCAGGTCAGGATTGTGTGTCACCAGCAAGGTGGCCCGCTCCCCGGCGCCGGCCAGCGCCGTTCCCACATCCGGCTGACCGTGCCACAGGTCATCCACGCCGCCCACATATAGGTCATCCCTGAGGGGGCGGCCTGCATTGCGCAGGATGGTTACGCCCGCGTTGGCAAAGGCCGCTTCCAGAACCCCACGTTTGGCCGACCAGTCGGTGCGCGCTGGGCCATAGTGCCGGCCACCATATCGGCCAAAGCTGCCGTAATCGTGGTTGCCCCACACGCCGTAAACGCCCAGCGGCGCCCGCAGCCGGGCCAGTTCGGTCAGCAGCGCCTGCGGTTCCTCATCCAGCCGGCTGTCCAGCTGGTCACCGCCCAGCAGCACCAGGTCTGGTGTCTGGGCATTGGCCGCATCAACCCAGGCGCGCACGCTGCCCGCGCCGATATACAGGCCGTAGTGCAGGTCGGTCAGGAACACCACACGCAGGGGCGCCTTCAGGCCCGGCAGCGGGCGGGCGTGGCGGGTCACGCCGAAGCGGTAGGCCTGCGCCGTGCCCAGCCCGCCCGCCGCCAGCAGGCCCAGGCCGCCGCCGCCCAGGGCACGCAGCACCCGCCGCCTCGTCACCATTGCCATGCCCCGACCCTACGCCAGCGCCCCTGCCGGGGGCATCCGCCGAAAGAGGGGCGCGCTAGACTTGCCTCCATGTCTGTGCCCCTGCTGCTGGTCATTGATGTTCTGGATGAGGAGGCCGGTCTGGCGGATGTCGAAGACAGCCAGGGCCGCACCTATCAGCTGCCGGCCGAGTGGCTGCCCGGCGCCGCTGACGGCGCGGGCTACCAGGCCGAACTACGGGGCCAGACCCTGACGCTCTCCCCATTTGCCGACGCCGCGCGGCTGCTGCGCGAACGCAGCAAGCAGACCCTGCTGGACTTCAGTGACGCGCCCGGAGAAGACCGGTGAGCCGCCAGATTGTCGTCATTCCCGACCTGCACGGGCGCCCGGACCTGCTGCGCGCCGCGCTGGACCAGTTTCCCGACGCGCATTACGTGGGCCTGGGCGACGCCATTGACCGGGGACCGCGCAGCCTGGCCACCGTGGACAAGCTGCTGGAACTGCATCAGGCGGGGCGCGCGACCCTGCTGATGGGCAACCACGAGCGCATGATGCAAGAAGGCATCAAGTGGTACCGCCTGTACGAGGGCACGCACGATCTGGGCGATTACCGCAAGGCCATGGAGGGCTACCAGTGGTGGATGCGCGCGGGCGGCGCCACCGTGCGCGACGAACTGGGCGGCCTGACCCTGGAAAAGTTCCCGCCGCTGCTTGAGGCGTACCTGAAGGTGCTGCGGCGCGTGGTGTACGTCACGGCTGACGGCGAGATTCATGACGAGGTGCCGGCCGGGCAAAGCAGCGTGCTGATTGCCCACGCCGCCC
This genomic window from Deinococcus betulae contains:
- a CDS encoding metallophosphoesterase, encoding MAMVTRRRVLRALGGGGLGLLAAGGLGTAQAYRFGVTRHARPLPGLKAPLRVVFLTDLHYGLYIGAGSVRAWVDAANAQTPDLVLLGGDQLDSRLDEEPQALLTELARLRAPLGVYGVWGNHDYGSFGRYGGRHYGPARTDWSAKRGVLEAAFANAGVTILRNAGRPLRDDLYVGGVDDLWHGQPDVGTALAGAGERATLLVTHNPDLLPALPQEVGLTLCGHTHGGQVRLPVIGAPMVPSRYGQRYAMGWVEGAHGTPAYVSRGLGLSGIPFRNLCEPEVTVVDLQPW
- a CDS encoding metallophosphoesterase, whose product is MSRQIVVIPDLHGRPDLLRAALDQFPDAHYVGLGDAIDRGPRSLATVDKLLELHQAGRATLLMGNHERMMQEGIKWYRLYEGTHDLGDYRKAMEGYQWWMRAGGATVRDELGGLTLEKFPPLLEAYLKVLRRVVYVTADGEIHDEVPAGQSSVLIAHAAPPVKHPQHDSPLSAALWLRPYEGPFPLPQGVTYSLHGHTPVPTPCRLSRHLYLDLGAYETGRLAVAEVNVHGLPQVTVLCGRGEPHRGRRYAQFGEPIPVTPVDLPGAPRR